In Solanum pennellii chromosome 7, SPENNV200, the following are encoded in one genomic region:
- the LOC107025078 gene encoding uncharacterized protein LOC107025078, with the protein MTKNKPFVALPANPTFAHIKSNNEENAKKSKAKSLIQNVVADFVRLLGEEFTDKRIVEKNLVTLHERIESKVSSFEKSKNLDKLSLGELMIDVQAQEQLRNMRREKFTEGAFSIQKQKGKQQYNQKNKGKCDGGNNSGDVKQ; encoded by the exons ATGACGAAAAATAAACCATTTGTTGCTCTACCAGCAAATCCTACCTTCGCTCATATCAAATCCAACAACGAAGAAAATGCAAAGAAATCTAAAGCCAAGTCGCTTATACAGAATGTTGTAGCAGATTTTGT TAGACTTCTTGGTGAAGAATTTACAGACAAACGAATTGTGGAGAAAAATCTTGTGACTCTTCATGAGAGGATTGAATCTAAGGtttcatcttttgaaaaatcCAAGAACCTGGACAAACTTTCATTAGGTGAACTAATGATTGATGTTCAAGCACAAGAGCAATTGAGGAATATGAGACGGGAAAAGTTCACTGAAGGAGCTTTTTCTATACAAAAGCAAAAAGGAAAGCAACAATATAACCAAAAGAATAAGGGCAAGTGTGATGGAGGAAACAATAGTGGAGATGTTAAGCAATAA